Proteins encoded within one genomic window of Bacteroides sedimenti:
- a CDS encoding RagB/SusD family nutrient uptake outer membrane protein codes for MKAIFKKSIFVSSLAALFLSVGCTESSEGFLDSKADTVVDRLWVFSDSTRTEQYLANVYSKLIKPYFAEQGGTGYYADWDGATDNTCLLWTGATRLSNTLAFNDYSSYLSPASCSEFLTKWSETYIAINTATTFLLNVDQSPLSASRKERMKSEARFLRSYYYYYLLTYWGGVPLLKDNVYGDSDIPKETRATYAEMVDYIVSEMDAIIPNLPTSYEATDYGRIERGAALALKAKVLWLAASPLSNGGNVGTDDTKAFLGYDSYDVNRWQKAKTAIEAVLNAGYSLVEDNATRPGYGFYLVTTTRKNTECIFKLLLQATGFTSSYLLPASRGGQHYQYPYQELVDAFPMKTGESIKASGTTYNPAKPYENRDPRFYNTIIYDGAKWITSYSSQTPGRVNLYYKATTDGMGYDSYSTYTGYILRKFVKESSYGSSGANDSGFPIFRLADFMLMYAEALTELDVDANRSTIESQLFAIRKRAGIVAGANQRYGVPTNMTKDEMISFIINERRIEFVSEGGIRFVDLLRRKLKENLNDYNPTGIKWTGYDSKTQTCSNFEIITVRKPFKFESPRDYHFAIPLSEFNRAKGTLIQNPGWK; via the coding sequence ATGAAAGCTATATTTAAAAAATCGATATTTGTTTCGTCCCTAGCTGCTCTATTTTTGTCTGTGGGTTGCACAGAATCTAGCGAAGGATTTCTTGATTCAAAAGCCGACACTGTTGTTGATCGACTTTGGGTCTTTTCCGATAGTACACGAACAGAACAATATCTGGCAAATGTGTATTCAAAACTAATTAAACCTTACTTTGCCGAGCAGGGTGGAACTGGCTATTATGCCGACTGGGACGGGGCAACAGATAATACCTGCCTGCTTTGGACAGGTGCAACCAGACTGAGTAACACACTTGCATTTAATGATTACAGCTCTTATCTTTCTCCGGCTTCATGTAGCGAGTTTTTAACAAAGTGGAGTGAAACCTACATTGCTATAAACACTGCAACTACTTTTTTACTTAATGTAGATCAGAGTCCTCTTTCAGCTTCCAGAAAAGAGCGAATGAAATCTGAAGCTCGCTTCTTGAGATCCTATTATTACTATTATCTTTTGACTTATTGGGGAGGGGTGCCTCTTTTGAAAGATAATGTATATGGCGACTCCGACATTCCGAAAGAGACGCGGGCCACTTATGCAGAAATGGTTGATTACATTGTTTCGGAAATGGATGCAATAATACCTAATTTGCCAACCTCCTATGAAGCGACCGATTATGGAAGAATTGAAAGAGGGGCTGCTTTGGCACTAAAGGCAAAAGTTCTTTGGCTCGCTGCTAGTCCTCTGTCTAACGGTGGTAATGTAGGAACTGATGATACGAAAGCATTCCTGGGTTACGATTCGTATGATGTAAACCGTTGGCAAAAAGCGAAAACAGCCATTGAAGCTGTATTGAATGCAGGCTACTCATTGGTGGAGGACAATGCAACAAGGCCTGGTTATGGCTTTTATCTGGTAACAACAACCAGAAAAAATACCGAGTGTATTTTTAAATTGTTACTGCAAGCAACGGGATTTACCAGCAGCTACTTGCTCCCTGCATCTCGCGGCGGACAGCACTATCAGTACCCCTATCAGGAGTTGGTGGATGCATTCCCAATGAAAACAGGAGAATCAATTAAGGCTTCAGGAACAACTTATAACCCAGCCAAACCTTATGAAAACAGGGATCCTCGCTTTTACAATACCATCATTTATGATGGTGCAAAATGGATTACCTCCTATTCCTCTCAAACTCCAGGAAGGGTGAATCTTTATTATAAAGCAACTACAGACGGAATGGGATATGATTCTTATTCTACTTATACAGGTTATATTTTAAGGAAATTCGTTAAGGAATCCAGTTACGGCAGTAGTGGAGCCAACGATTCGGGATTTCCTATTTTTCGTTTAGCAGACTTTATGTTAATGTATGCTGAAGCGCTTACTGAATTGGATGTGGATGCAAACCGAAGCACGATTGAAAGTCAACTGTTTGCCATCAGAAAAAGAGCCGGTATAGTAGCAGGAGCCAATCAAAGGTACGGTGTTCCCACCAATATGACCAAGGATGAAATGATCTCTTTTATTATCAATGAAAGACGCATTGAGTTTGTAAGTGAAGGTGGAATTAGATTTGTTGACCTGTTGCGTCGTAAACTCAAGGAAAATCTGAATGATTATAATCCTACCGGCATTAAATGGACCGGTTATGACAGCAAGACACAGACTTGTTCTAACTTTGAAATCATAACGGTTAGAAAACCATTTAAATTCGAATCACCTCGCGATTACCATTTTGCAATTCCATTATCAGAATTCAATAGGGCAAAAGGTACTTTGATTCAAAATCCTGGTTGGAAATAG
- a CDS encoding SusC/RagA family TonB-linked outer membrane protein: MKNRLIIIALFALLPLYAIAQINIKGTVVDQSGNPLIGAAIVEAENIRNGTTSDVDGKFSLKVKSSSSKIWIKYIGYVDKTLTAGSILKESTIELEDDSKILPEVQIVQMGFGTKSRISNVAAISQIDSKSIRQSPSASIQNALVGKLPGLFQLQRSGQPGNDAANLMIRGISSSSNNTPLVLIDDVESTIQALTQMDPNDVESISILKDAGSTAIFGIKGANGVILVTTRRGEEGAAKVTFRTDFGVQQPTYVRKSLSSYESLMLIREQYLNNNILSDLSGVDPSFKPENSNSLLASDVLEHYKLQDMPYVYPNVDWYKELYRQASIQTKQTFDIQGGSKNVKYFLSLGYLHQDGMLKKYSTEGFNNQYYLNRYNVRANLDFNITKSTLLKLGVNGVIDEKNEPYLPDPRRTGGALPFFARISSGTLNSWLYPVYNENGTYGGRTGNASTNPVSLLQWGGYTRTFTNNVVGNAAIEQKLDFITPGLKVKGLLAVTNTWSFYKSLTRDTFLEYQYDSNSGTYNSCTPDTYVLPNLSSASGYSSSYPYLKLGTQIHLSYNRKFGPHNLAALILASWNSSRSAADTPDNSKGYNSRISYDYKSRYMVELSGAYNGSDKFKAKKRFDLFPALSLGWNISEEPFAGDFLRDKLGVEYFKLRGSYGVVGSDYFNSSFSNYYVEKYVTSGGYYFGENPTYVNAMVLSQLPNDNVSWEKEKKLDIGTDIRLFKGKLGITADYFFNKRYNILLARGSMPYYIGIPSSVLPPRNMGKNQNQGFDGEITWRSKINKNFSYNIRGTVSHAVNKVLFNDEARNMYPALMATGHNLGRTVGYIWDGFYQSQSDIANSPKDGLSRNLKPGDLKYRDISGPEGKPDGVIDPYDQTDIGHNYPDYTFGLTLGCSYKNWDFSVLFQGATGGVISSQTLLQIGNDNGVPSDIHTKRWSYFDKDWNFVTDEATLIEMNKSAEFPRFGGANSHSSTFWLRPTDYLRLKNIEIGYNFSRRLTKTLGINSARAFVTGQNLITWCGLNLYQVDPESNSDADRAAYSSYPQQRLFNFGLQVTF, encoded by the coding sequence ATGAAAAACAGATTAATAATAATAGCATTATTCGCTCTTTTGCCGCTTTATGCTATAGCTCAAATTAATATCAAAGGTACAGTTGTTGACCAATCGGGCAATCCCCTAATCGGCGCTGCGATTGTAGAAGCCGAAAATATACGCAACGGTACAACCTCGGATGTAGACGGCAAATTTTCGCTCAAAGTAAAATCTTCATCTTCAAAGATTTGGATTAAATACATCGGTTATGTCGACAAAACATTAACTGCCGGTTCGATACTCAAGGAATCAACGATCGAGTTGGAAGACGATTCAAAGATATTGCCGGAAGTTCAGATTGTACAAATGGGGTTTGGAACTAAAAGCAGAATCTCAAATGTGGCGGCAATCAGTCAAATAGACAGTAAAAGCATTCGTCAATCTCCTTCTGCGAGTATTCAAAATGCTCTTGTCGGTAAATTACCGGGTTTGTTTCAATTGCAACGAAGCGGACAGCCGGGCAATGATGCCGCCAATTTGATGATTCGAGGAATTTCATCATCATCAAACAATACTCCTTTAGTGCTTATTGATGATGTAGAATCTACTATCCAAGCACTTACGCAAATGGACCCAAACGACGTAGAAAGCATATCCATATTAAAGGATGCAGGTAGTACTGCGATTTTTGGTATTAAAGGGGCAAACGGGGTTATTTTAGTCACCACTCGTCGAGGAGAAGAAGGTGCTGCTAAAGTTACCTTTAGAACAGATTTTGGTGTTCAACAACCTACTTATGTTCGAAAAAGCCTTTCATCGTACGAATCGTTAATGCTTATCAGAGAGCAGTATCTAAATAATAACATATTATCAGATCTCAGTGGAGTTGACCCAAGCTTCAAGCCCGAAAACTCCAACAGTTTATTGGCATCCGACGTTTTGGAGCACTACAAGTTGCAAGACATGCCATATGTTTATCCCAATGTGGATTGGTACAAAGAGCTCTATCGCCAGGCTTCAATACAAACGAAACAGACTTTTGATATTCAAGGCGGATCAAAAAATGTAAAATATTTCCTCTCGCTTGGTTATCTTCATCAAGATGGTATGTTGAAAAAATATTCAACCGAAGGATTCAACAACCAATATTATCTCAACCGATACAATGTGCGTGCTAATCTTGACTTTAACATTACCAAAAGTACTTTGTTAAAGTTAGGTGTAAATGGTGTAATCGATGAGAAGAATGAGCCCTATTTGCCTGATCCAAGACGAACAGGAGGTGCTTTGCCCTTTTTTGCCCGCATCAGTTCAGGTACACTTAACTCATGGTTGTACCCCGTGTATAATGAGAATGGAACCTATGGAGGGCGGACAGGTAACGCATCCACCAACCCGGTTTCTTTACTTCAATGGGGAGGATACACCCGTACATTTACTAATAATGTTGTTGGAAATGCTGCTATAGAGCAAAAATTGGATTTTATAACACCTGGTCTAAAAGTAAAAGGGTTGTTGGCTGTAACCAATACCTGGTCTTTTTACAAAAGTTTAACCCGCGACACATTCCTGGAATATCAATATGATTCAAATTCAGGCACCTATAATTCATGTACTCCGGATACGTATGTATTACCCAATCTGTCGTCTGCTTCCGGCTACAGTTCAAGCTATCCGTATCTCAAATTAGGAACGCAGATTCATTTGAGCTACAATCGAAAATTCGGTCCTCATAATTTGGCCGCTTTAATCTTAGCTTCATGGAATAGCTCGCGAAGTGCTGCTGACACTCCTGATAATTCAAAAGGTTATAATTCGCGCATCAGTTATGATTATAAATCAAGATACATGGTAGAACTAAGTGGAGCATACAACGGTTCAGACAAATTTAAAGCCAAGAAACGTTTTGATTTGTTCCCCGCTCTTAGCTTGGGGTGGAACATCAGCGAAGAACCGTTTGCCGGGGATTTCTTAAGAGATAAACTTGGTGTAGAGTATTTTAAGTTAAGAGGCTCATATGGTGTGGTAGGTTCTGATTATTTCAACAGCTCATTTTCGAACTATTATGTTGAAAAGTATGTAACATCTGGAGGGTATTACTTTGGTGAAAATCCAACATACGTAAATGCGATGGTTTTATCTCAGCTTCCAAACGATAATGTTAGCTGGGAAAAAGAGAAAAAATTGGATATTGGAACTGATATACGGTTGTTCAAAGGTAAATTAGGAATCACAGCCGATTATTTCTTCAATAAACGATACAATATTCTCCTTGCCAGAGGTTCTATGCCCTATTATATAGGAATTCCTTCTTCTGTTTTGCCTCCTCGGAATATGGGTAAAAACCAGAATCAAGGTTTCGATGGAGAAATCACTTGGCGTAGCAAGATCAATAAAAACTTCAGTTACAACATCAGAGGAACTGTATCTCATGCTGTAAATAAGGTTTTATTCAACGACGAGGCCAGAAACATGTATCCGGCTCTTATGGCAACGGGGCACAACCTCGGTAGAACTGTGGGTTACATTTGGGATGGATTCTATCAGTCTCAAAGTGACATAGCCAACAGTCCCAAAGATGGATTGAGTAGAAATCTAAAACCAGGAGACTTGAAGTATAGAGATATTAGTGGTCCGGAGGGTAAACCGGATGGAGTAATTGATCCTTATGACCAAACAGATATCGGACATAACTATCCAGACTATACTTTTGGCCTCACATTGGGATGCAGCTACAAAAACTGGGATTTTTCAGTACTGTTTCAGGGCGCTACCGGTGGAGTTATAAGCTCGCAGACGCTCTTACAAATTGGTAATGACAATGGCGTGCCATCTGATATTCATACCAAACGATGGAGCTATTTTGATAAAGATTGGAATTTTGTAACGGATGAAGCTACTTTGATCGAGATGAATAAAAGCGCAGAATTTCCACGCTTTGGAGGTGCTAATTCTCATAGTTCCACTTTCTGGCTACGTCCGACTGACTACTTGCGATTAAAGAATATTGAAATCGGATACAATTTCTCAAGGAGACTAACAAAAACTCTTGGAATTAATAGTGCCCGTGCATTTGTTACCGGTCAGAATCTGATTACATGGTGTGGACTAAATCTTTATCAAGTCGATCCGGAGTCAAATTCAGATGCTGATCGGGCTGCCTATTCCAGCTATCCGCAACAACGTCTGTTCAATTTCGGATTGCAAGTGACATTCTAA
- a CDS encoding transposase: MSAINTGVSLKSMQIPVSPSTVLRTIYRMDIPDCGVITTLGVDDWVFRKGVTYGSILVDLKTRDVIDLLADRETESFECWIRKHSDVNLVSRDRSTNYSSAIANTGRDIAEVADRFHLVKNMLDCVTKIIIDNYSDYRKAIRPEEVPMNKTPLEKLEGITEMATEIEQKTDSRINMFNEVKELQSKGFKINAIARRLHIARQTARKYMQYETLPIRRSSPRNEYYKFDQYVESECAKGKTLKSTYKDVVNKGFTGGLSPFYYHYRHLC, from the coding sequence ATGTCCGCCATAAATACCGGGGTATCATTGAAATCAATGCAAATCCCGGTGAGTCCCAGCACGGTTCTGAGAACAATCTATCGGATGGATATACCTGATTGTGGAGTCATAACAACTCTTGGTGTAGATGATTGGGTTTTTCGCAAGGGAGTAACTTATGGGAGTATTCTTGTTGATTTAAAGACGAGAGACGTAATTGATTTGCTTGCTGACAGAGAAACGGAGAGCTTTGAATGTTGGATAAGAAAACATTCCGATGTAAATCTGGTCAGCCGTGACCGGTCCACGAATTATTCTTCGGCTATAGCAAATACAGGGAGAGATATAGCGGAAGTTGCCGACAGATTTCATTTAGTAAAGAATATGCTTGATTGTGTTACCAAAATAATAATCGATAATTATTCGGATTATAGAAAAGCAATTCGCCCGGAAGAAGTACCTATGAATAAAACTCCATTAGAGAAACTAGAGGGAATCACAGAAATGGCCACCGAAATAGAGCAAAAAACCGATTCTAGAATAAACATGTTTAATGAAGTGAAAGAACTACAGTCTAAAGGTTTTAAGATTAATGCAATAGCAAGAAGATTGCACATCGCCAGACAAACGGCCCGTAAATACATGCAGTATGAAACACTTCCTATAAGAAGAAGCAGTCCAAGGAATGAATATTATAAGTTTGATCAATATGTAGAGAGTGAATGCGCCAAAGGAAAAACATTAAAAAGCACTTATAAGGATGTCGTAAATAAAGGTTTTACAGGGGGCCTTAGTCCGTTTTATTACCATTACAGGCATCTTTGCTGA
- a CDS encoding RagB/SusD family nutrient uptake outer membrane protein, whose protein sequence is MKHLFRKTALGLSIVMALGLYSCNTFENEPLERLSEDQAFNPTDSTAKYFTQSFFAIYAQLPDLHNRISQNYLDAGTDDAVPTIYTNDGVESFRNGRLSPSNTVDGLSMWSLCYTGIRRANLFLSKWDAQPATNKLPEPSRTYMKGEAILLRAYFYFELLKRWDGVPIVYDKVYNLEDTINVPRSSRNECVDYINAQIDDAMKYLPAANVAASSDPMYYRMNKGVALALRSRLALYLASPLYNPTNDLTKWQAAADAAKAVINLNVYSLHTTSPGFQTLFVTLKNNEVIMGNVITSSSGSNSVELNNSPCGYYTSAFRCNGYTSPSQNLVDAFLTINGKTIDKDPTYNPQDPYKNRDPRLKYTVFYNGSTWLKRSVETFEGGLDKPNRQTAQTQTGYYLRKFMGNNETSSSLASQKRAYNIIRYAEILLNYVEALNEVNKDNPDIITYMKQIRSRAGITAGSDGRYGLPTTFTQSEMREIIRNERRIELAFEEHRFWDIRRWKIAETVMNQPIKGMVITKQADGTFTYATTNVRTQQFDASKMYWYPIPRNEMVANSALTQNIGWNY, encoded by the coding sequence ATGAAACATCTATTTAGAAAAACAGCATTAGGGTTATCCATTGTTATGGCTTTGGGGCTCTACTCATGTAATACTTTTGAAAATGAGCCGTTGGAGAGACTATCTGAAGACCAGGCTTTTAATCCAACAGACTCAACAGCAAAATATTTCACACAAAGTTTTTTTGCCATTTATGCACAATTACCTGATCTGCATAATAGAATCAGCCAAAACTACCTAGATGCGGGCACCGATGATGCCGTTCCAACTATTTATACGAATGATGGTGTTGAAAGTTTCCGCAACGGGCGATTATCACCCTCTAACACAGTTGATGGTCTTTCCATGTGGTCGCTTTGCTATACAGGCATTAGAAGAGCCAACCTATTCCTTTCAAAATGGGATGCTCAACCGGCGACCAACAAACTACCCGAACCCAGCCGTACATATATGAAGGGTGAAGCGATTTTGTTGAGAGCTTATTTCTACTTTGAACTCCTCAAGCGATGGGACGGTGTACCTATCGTGTACGACAAAGTGTATAATCTGGAAGATACAATTAATGTTCCCAGAAGTTCGAGAAATGAATGTGTAGATTACATCAATGCTCAGATAGATGATGCCATGAAGTATCTTCCGGCAGCGAATGTAGCAGCCAGTTCAGATCCGATGTATTACCGCATGAATAAAGGTGTTGCATTGGCTCTACGTTCACGGCTTGCACTCTATCTTGCCAGCCCTTTGTATAACCCGACAAATGATTTGACCAAATGGCAGGCAGCAGCAGATGCAGCAAAAGCAGTAATCAATCTTAATGTATACTCTTTGCATACTACATCTCCTGGATTCCAAACCTTATTTGTCACCTTGAAAAATAATGAGGTAATCATGGGCAATGTGATCACGTCATCATCGGGTAGCAATTCTGTTGAGTTGAATAATAGCCCTTGCGGATACTATACTTCTGCCTTTAGATGTAATGGATACACCAGTCCAAGCCAAAACCTGGTAGATGCATTTTTAACGATCAATGGCAAAACAATTGATAAAGATCCTACTTATAACCCTCAAGACCCATATAAGAATAGAGACCCACGTTTGAAATACACAGTATTTTATAATGGTTCAACTTGGTTAAAACGGTCTGTGGAAACGTTTGAAGGAGGCTTGGATAAACCTAATCGGCAAACTGCTCAAACGCAAACCGGTTACTACCTTAGAAAATTCATGGGAAACAATGAAACATCGTCTTCATTAGCCTCGCAAAAAAGAGCCTATAATATCATCCGATACGCTGAAATCCTACTTAATTACGTAGAAGCCTTGAATGAAGTGAATAAGGATAATCCTGATATCATCACCTATATGAAGCAAATCAGGAGCAGAGCAGGTATCACAGCAGGATCTGATGGACGCTATGGTTTACCCACAACTTTTACTCAAAGTGAAATGCGCGAGATTATCAGAAATGAAAGACGCATTGAATTAGCCTTCGAAGAACATCGTTTCTGGGATATACGTCGTTGGAAAATAGCGGAAACAGTTATGAATCAGCCCATAAAAGGCATGGTTATTACAAAACAAGCTGATGGCACGTTTACATATGCTACAACGAATGTTCGCACTCAACAGTTCGATGCTTCAAAAATGTATTGGTATCCGATACCAAGAAATGAAATGGTTGCTAATAGCGCTTTAACTCAAAATATCGGATGGAATTATTAG
- a CDS encoding transposase codes for MNEKDKDLMSILMGLKWFESLYRAAESFYKTIMGNKAELLDQWIEKHKNTTLSKLRTFIIGIKLDIKAVRNTIIYPISNGIVEGFVNKLKAIKRIMYGRAGLELLKRKMILTNKSFQLK; via the coding sequence TTGAATGAAAAAGATAAAGATTTAATGAGCATATTGATGGGGCTGAAATGGTTTGAATCTTTATATAGAGCAGCCGAATCATTCTATAAAACAATCATGGGTAACAAAGCTGAATTGTTGGATCAATGGATTGAAAAACATAAAAATACAACTCTATCTAAGTTAAGAACATTTATCATAGGAATAAAATTAGATATTAAAGCTGTAAGAAATACTATCATTTACCCAATATCAAATGGAATTGTTGAAGGATTTGTGAATAAGCTTAAAGCTATAAAAAGAATAATGTATGGAAGAGCCGGATTAGAACTGCTAAAAAGGAAAATGATCCTAACAAATAAAAGCTTTCAACTAAAGTGA